A stretch of the Veillonella parvula DSM 2008 genome encodes the following:
- the rplM gene encoding 50S ribosomal protein L13 encodes MKTTYMANPNTIERKWYVVDAEGKTLGRLAAEVAKVLRGKNKPTFTPHVDTGDHVIVVNAEKIRVTGKKLEQKEYFRHSGYPGGSRFTKLSMMLEKQPERVVEMAVRGMLPKNKLGAQQYRKLNVYAGPEHPHAAQKPEVLEISVR; translated from the coding sequence ATGAAAACTACATATATGGCCAATCCGAACACAATCGAACGGAAATGGTATGTTGTTGACGCTGAAGGTAAAACTTTAGGACGCCTTGCTGCCGAAGTTGCAAAAGTTCTTCGGGGCAAAAATAAACCAACTTTCACACCACACGTAGACACTGGTGACCATGTGATCGTTGTAAACGCTGAAAAAATTCGCGTAACTGGTAAAAAATTGGAACAAAAGGAATACTTCCGTCACTCTGGTTACCCAGGTGGTTCCCGTTTCACTAAATTGTCCATGATGCTTGAAAAACAACCTGAACGTGTTGTTGAAATGGCAGTTCGTGGTATGCTTCCAAAAAATAAATTGGGTGCACAACAATACCGCAAATTAAACGTATACGCTGGTCCTGAGCATCCACATGCAGCTCAAAAACCAGAAGTGTTAGAAATTTCCGTACGATAA
- the rpsD gene encoding 30S ribosomal protein S4, whose product MATRREARFKLCRRFGVNVFGHAKALNRVKKDQRQKKMSEYGTQLLEKQKVKAYYNLLERQFVRYYDKAKKMQGVTGQNMLILLEQRLDNLVYRIGFGNSIRQARQMVNHGHILVNGRRVDIPSFSCKPGDVIELREASRDNEMFKTNFQELRSFELPYIEKDLEGFKATFTRLPQREELPIEVNETLIVELYSK is encoded by the coding sequence ATGGCAACGAGAAGAGAGGCTCGATTCAAACTTTGTCGTCGCTTTGGTGTGAACGTATTCGGTCACGCAAAAGCCTTGAATCGCGTCAAAAAAGACCAACGTCAGAAGAAAATGTCTGAGTATGGCACACAATTATTAGAAAAACAAAAAGTTAAAGCTTACTACAACTTGCTAGAACGCCAGTTCGTACGCTATTATGATAAAGCAAAAAAAATGCAAGGTGTTACAGGTCAAAACATGTTGATCCTTTTGGAACAACGTCTTGACAACCTTGTATATCGCATCGGTTTCGGTAACTCCATTCGTCAAGCTCGTCAAATGGTAAACCATGGCCACATCTTGGTAAACGGTCGTCGCGTAGATATTCCTTCCTTCTCCTGCAAACCAGGCGATGTAATCGAATTGCGCGAAGCATCTCGTGACAACGAAATGTTCAAAACTAATTTCCAAGAACTTCGTTCTTTCGAACTTCCTTACATTGAAAAAGACTTGGAAGGCTTCAAAGCTACTTTCACTCGTCTTCCTCAACGTGAAGAACTTCCTATCGAAGTTAACGAAACACTTATCGTCGAATTGTACTCCAAATAA
- a CDS encoding LysR family transcriptional regulator: MKELPTMQELQSFITYNKTGSFTLAAQSMNITQSAFSAQMKKLERLVGVKLISRSTRGSRLTPEGELFLPEAEQVLDTLERAIQSIRLASKVERPILNIGVLRSLGDIRLNGYVSHFFQNHPEFSVSIYDMEEEELMLDLRENRIDIALLYLPNNKDMSAYESTALREDEFVYYAPNLVNGMETASLKAIQQQPLLMYPPKYFMYRTLKNYVGNGQQNLHIRGSRLSNPYTMIDYCQKNKSGCIVARQILSSLNINDGFVPLEKPFKLQVCFAFKKNNSKTETMHTFMDYVHSESPPRL; this comes from the coding sequence ATGAAAGAGTTACCTACAATGCAAGAGCTACAAAGTTTTATTACCTATAATAAAACAGGAAGCTTTACATTAGCTGCACAATCTATGAATATTACACAATCAGCTTTCAGCGCTCAAATGAAAAAATTAGAGCGTTTAGTTGGTGTGAAATTAATCTCCCGTTCTACAAGAGGTAGCCGTTTAACACCAGAAGGTGAGTTATTCCTACCAGAAGCAGAACAAGTTCTCGACACATTGGAACGAGCTATCCAATCCATTCGTTTGGCTAGCAAGGTTGAACGCCCAATTCTAAACATTGGCGTATTACGTAGTCTTGGGGATATCCGTCTAAACGGTTATGTTTCCCACTTCTTCCAAAACCATCCTGAATTCTCTGTTAGTATTTACGATATGGAAGAAGAAGAATTGATGCTCGACTTACGCGAAAACCGCATCGACATTGCATTACTCTATTTACCAAATAATAAGGATATGTCCGCATACGAATCCACCGCGCTTAGAGAAGACGAATTTGTATACTATGCACCAAACTTAGTGAACGGTATGGAAACAGCCAGTTTAAAAGCTATCCAGCAACAACCACTGCTCATGTATCCACCTAAATACTTTATGTATCGCACATTAAAAAACTATGTTGGGAACGGTCAACAAAACCTACATATCCGCGGTAGCCGTCTATCCAATCCATATACAATGATCGACTACTGTCAAAAGAATAAATCTGGTTGCATCGTAGCACGCCAAATTTTAAGTTCTTTAAACATCAATGATGGCTTTGTTCCTTTAGAAAAACCATTCAAACTGCAAGTGTGCTTCGCATTTAAGAAGAATAATTCTAAAACAGAAACTATGCATACCTTTATGGACTACGTGCACAGCGAATCACCACCACGTTTATAA
- a CDS encoding YnfA family protein has protein sequence MLLSILFFILAGLAEIGGGYLVWLYMRDDKGPLYLIAGAFILFLYGIIPTFQPEASFGKVYAAYGGVFIALSILWGWLVDGLRPDMYDIIGGLVCLVGVYIIMYAPR, from the coding sequence ATGCTCTTATCTATTCTATTCTTTATACTAGCAGGACTTGCGGAAATCGGCGGCGGCTATCTTGTATGGCTCTATATGCGTGACGATAAAGGTCCGTTATACCTAATTGCAGGTGCTTTTATTTTATTCTTATACGGCATCATCCCCACCTTCCAGCCAGAAGCAAGCTTCGGCAAAGTATACGCAGCATACGGCGGGGTGTTCATTGCCCTCTCTATTCTATGGGGCTGGCTTGTGGACGGCTTACGACCAGATATGTACGATATCATCGGCGGCCTTGTATGTCTCGTAGGTGTATATATCATCATGTATGCGCCACGTTAA
- a CDS encoding nicotinate-nucleotide--dimethylbenzimidazole phosphoribosyltransferase, with translation MRTFKVEPLDTQAMETCRFRIDNLTKPIYSLATLETIAERFAGILGDPKPNHLRQGVLVVAADHLVDGPQNDQHGSESYAAIKRFNEGRTATQGAAAKLNAVAHVVNVGLEQDTSDLTNIEQQVIRKGSHFFGVEPAISRDELERALELGFTYADKLHADGLQVVAIGNVGERAFLDSLVTTATITGCAYEDILVHNEYGPTIEQRAAHIHSFVDRFNIAVDDWSTISESERRDAVLHLLHIAGGLDIAFLTAFILGAASHRMAVVFDNIVTGAAVLAAVTIEPLVKDYVFPSAAYDEPIHDEPIHKEQCRFLGVKPYLDYKLLIDEALGSTMGLSIIDASMHMLNDMKTFVEAEVSVAEDGAGKGRQKNKE, from the coding sequence ATGAGAACTTTCAAAGTTGAGCCGTTAGATACACAAGCAATGGAAACATGTCGATTCCGTATTGATAATTTGACAAAGCCTATCTATAGTCTGGCTACGTTAGAAACTATAGCGGAGCGTTTTGCAGGAATTTTAGGAGACCCTAAACCAAATCATTTGCGTCAAGGTGTGCTCGTTGTGGCAGCTGATCACTTGGTAGATGGACCGCAAAATGATCAACATGGTAGTGAAAGTTATGCTGCTATAAAACGCTTTAATGAGGGAAGAACAGCTACACAAGGGGCTGCAGCTAAATTAAATGCTGTTGCACATGTGGTGAATGTAGGTCTAGAACAAGACACTTCTGATTTAACAAATATTGAGCAACAGGTGATTCGAAAAGGGTCTCATTTCTTTGGCGTAGAACCTGCTATTTCTCGAGATGAATTAGAGCGTGCTCTTGAGCTAGGTTTTACCTATGCAGACAAATTACATGCAGATGGACTACAAGTGGTGGCGATTGGTAACGTAGGGGAGAGGGCCTTTCTGGACTCTCTTGTAACGACGGCGACAATCACAGGTTGTGCCTATGAGGATATTCTCGTTCATAATGAATATGGCCCTACGATAGAGCAACGCGCTGCTCATATTCATTCTTTTGTAGATCGATTTAATATTGCTGTGGATGATTGGTCTACTATTAGTGAAAGTGAGCGCCGTGATGCAGTATTGCACTTGCTTCACATAGCGGGTGGTTTAGATATTGCATTTTTAACGGCCTTTATCTTAGGAGCTGCTAGCCATCGCATGGCTGTAGTCTTTGATAATATAGTAACTGGTGCAGCTGTTTTAGCGGCGGTTACCATTGAACCGCTAGTTAAGGACTATGTGTTCCCGTCGGCTGCCTATGATGAGCCTATACATGATGAACCTATACATAAGGAACAATGTCGCTTCTTAGGGGTAAAGCCTTATTTAGACTATAAACTGCTAATCGATGAAGCATTAGGGTCAACTATGGGTCTATCTATAATCGATGCATCTATGCATATGCTAAATGACATGAAAACCTTCGTTGAAGCGGAGGTGAGTGTAGCCGAAGATGGGGCTGGTAAAGGTAGACAAAAGAATAAAGAATAA
- the cobT gene encoding nicotinate-nucleotide--dimethylbenzimidazole phosphoribosyltransferase — MSLLQETCGAITGRSLKIEQHIFNSWNAESPVELYGRLVDVVAQYGAATNQEQVTVPKPCMIIASADHGVADMGVSAYPKETTVGMTQNYLIPKGAGANSLANYCGAQMEVIDMGIDADMSWVPGLRSHKLGMGTKNFVEEPAMTREQAVEGIETGIRLVKEKIDEGFNVFLVGEMGISNTTASALMTAKFAGLTAEEATGRGTNISDERLKLKQRIVHDVLEKYKDISKDDALGILSSVGGFEFACIVGVILGAAANHGLVIIDGFNTSACALVAKTLAPKAMDYVMASHLSAEKAAKSSLENLGLEAYVDLGLCLGEASGGSIQMGMLDLAVHMYMAITGGNK, encoded by the coding sequence ATGAGTTTGTTACAAGAAACTTGTGGCGCTATTACAGGTCGCAGCTTAAAGATTGAACAACATATATTTAATAGCTGGAATGCAGAATCGCCGGTGGAACTATATGGTCGTCTTGTAGATGTTGTGGCTCAATATGGGGCGGCTACGAATCAAGAGCAGGTAACCGTGCCAAAACCATGTATGATTATTGCTTCTGCGGATCATGGCGTAGCTGATATGGGTGTCAGTGCGTATCCCAAGGAAACAACTGTTGGAATGACACAAAATTATCTAATTCCTAAAGGGGCGGGTGCTAACTCCCTAGCTAATTATTGTGGGGCCCAAATGGAAGTTATCGACATGGGGATCGATGCAGATATGAGTTGGGTTCCAGGCCTTCGAAGTCATAAACTGGGGATGGGTACAAAAAACTTTGTAGAAGAGCCCGCCATGACGCGCGAACAAGCCGTGGAGGGCATCGAAACAGGGATTCGTCTAGTAAAAGAAAAAATCGATGAAGGCTTTAACGTATTTTTGGTAGGTGAAATGGGTATATCAAATACGACAGCTAGTGCCCTTATGACCGCTAAGTTTGCAGGACTTACAGCGGAAGAGGCGACGGGACGAGGAACGAATATTTCCGATGAACGACTCAAACTAAAACAGCGGATTGTTCATGATGTGCTAGAAAAATATAAGGATATTAGTAAGGATGATGCTCTTGGTATTTTATCGTCTGTAGGCGGTTTTGAATTTGCTTGTATTGTGGGTGTTATCTTAGGCGCTGCAGCAAATCATGGGTTAGTTATTATCGATGGATTTAATACATCGGCTTGTGCATTGGTGGCTAAAACATTGGCTCCAAAAGCGATGGATTATGTGATGGCTTCACATTTATCTGCTGAAAAAGCGGCCAAATCTTCCTTAGAAAATTTAGGCCTTGAAGCCTATGTAGATTTAGGCCTTTGTTTAGGTGAGGCTTCTGGTGGATCCATACAAATGGGGATGCTAGATCTTGCGGTGCATATGTATATGGCCATTACAGGAGGTAATAAATGA
- a CDS encoding MATE family efflux transporter produces MKAYEKGISLSIWTLSWPIFIEVFLQMLVGNIDQLMMSHYSPQAVAAVANANQILNIFIMLIIVMSTATTILIAQYLGARNQSKLSEVCTVSLMMNFLFSSIAAVFFITCHEWIFTWLGIPPETMSDTSIYTTIVAAGLPIQAMYYALVAVFRGHSLTRVTMYIALVMNIIHILTNYVLIFGHGPIPSLGVLGVSISTWLSKVVGLVIIGYTFKKLLTLEVSFTFLKPFPWHTVKSLLHISVPSGGETLSYQLSQTTIMKMVNILGLAVINTKVYVSVIAMLCYVYTIALSNASQVIVGFLMGAKRQEEVTSRVWKSMYLAIAINVGLATFFYVTSDFVVSVFTSDPEILELAHNVLLVEIFLELGRAVNIVMVGCLQAAGDIRTPMLVGIFGMWLCAVPLSYLFGIYWGWGLVGIWIAMAADEILRGLLFIYRWYSGKWRNKHLIEA; encoded by the coding sequence ATGAAAGCATACGAAAAGGGGATTAGTCTATCTATCTGGACTTTGAGTTGGCCTATATTTATTGAAGTGTTCCTACAGATGCTAGTAGGTAATATAGACCAATTGATGATGAGTCACTACTCGCCTCAAGCGGTAGCAGCGGTAGCTAATGCCAATCAAATTTTAAATATCTTTATTATGCTCATCATCGTCATGAGTACAGCTACGACGATTTTGATTGCCCAATATTTAGGAGCGAGAAACCAGTCCAAGCTATCAGAGGTATGTACGGTCAGCTTAATGATGAATTTTCTCTTTTCATCTATAGCGGCAGTATTCTTTATTACTTGCCATGAATGGATCTTTACATGGCTAGGTATACCACCAGAAACGATGAGTGATACGTCGATATATACTACTATCGTTGCTGCAGGGCTACCGATACAAGCGATGTATTATGCGTTAGTAGCCGTATTTAGAGGGCACTCATTAACACGTGTTACCATGTACATTGCCCTTGTGATGAATATCATTCATATTCTAACAAACTATGTATTAATCTTTGGACATGGTCCAATACCAAGCCTTGGTGTATTAGGCGTTTCTATTTCTACGTGGCTATCTAAAGTGGTAGGGCTCGTGATTATTGGATATACTTTTAAGAAATTATTAACCTTAGAGGTGAGCTTTACATTCTTAAAACCATTTCCGTGGCATACGGTTAAATCTTTATTGCATATCAGTGTTCCTTCTGGTGGAGAAACATTGAGCTATCAATTATCTCAAACTACGATTATGAAAATGGTCAATATTTTAGGCTTAGCAGTTATTAATACTAAAGTTTATGTATCTGTTATCGCCATGCTTTGTTATGTATACACCATAGCACTATCCAATGCTTCACAAGTTATCGTAGGTTTCCTAATGGGCGCTAAACGCCAAGAGGAGGTTACTAGTCGTGTATGGAAGTCCATGTATTTAGCGATTGCTATTAACGTAGGTCTTGCTACATTCTTCTATGTGACTAGTGATTTTGTTGTCTCTGTGTTTACTTCGGATCCGGAAATCCTAGAGTTAGCACATAATGTATTACTGGTTGAGATCTTTCTTGAGTTAGGACGTGCAGTAAATATCGTTATGGTTGGTTGTTTGCAGGCTGCCGGTGATATTCGTACGCCTATGCTAGTGGGAATCTTTGGCATGTGGTTATGCGCCGTGCCATTATCGTATCTATTTGGTATTTACTGGGGTTGGGGCCTTGTTGGTATATGGATTGCCATGGCCGCTGATGAAATCTTGCGAGGTTTATTGTTTATATATCGTTGGTATAGCGGTAAATGGAGAAACAAGCATCTTATCGAAGCTTAA